One segment of Salvia splendens isolate huo1 chromosome 20, SspV2, whole genome shotgun sequence DNA contains the following:
- the LOC121782270 gene encoding putative F-box protein At1g53370 gives MERNFFTNLPIEITTEILSRLPLRSIALSKCVCKPWINLLDSDDFQLKSPPALALLQQMNSTRCSIFEFEDEDEADEEKSHDLHYIPLTHFDIPNENIDPLAVYRALGPEGYIYDDDVDDGGAVFSIGFGMRKISGQYKVVCINVDVGS, from the exons ATGGAGCGTAATTTCTTCACAAATCTGCCAATTGAAATCACCACCGAAATCCTCTCACGCCTCCCTCTCCGAAGCATTGCATTGAGCAAGTGCGTTTGCAAACCATGGATCAATCTGCTCGATTCCGACGATTTCCAACTCAAAAGCCCACCCGCCCTAGCTCTCTTGCAGCAGATGAACTCAACTCGGTGCTCAATTTTCGAatttgaagacgaagacgaagcCGATGAGGAGAAGAGCCATGATCTTCACTACATTCCGCTCACACATTTCGATATCCCTAACGAAAACATAGATCCACTGGCAG TATATCGAGCTCTGGGACCTGAGGGATACATCTATGATGATGATGTGGATGATGGTGGTGCGGTGTTTAGCATTGGATTTGGAATGCGCAAAATAAGTGGGCAATATAAGGTGGTCTGTATCAATGTAGACGTGGGTTCCTGA